The Streptomyces pactum genome contains a region encoding:
- a CDS encoding FecCD family ABC transporter permease, whose protein sequence is MCALSLGTPNVPPHRLAGAVLEGDTTFAGIVVTELRVPRLVLALIAGACLGAAGLVLQEALRNPLAVPEMLGVSSGAALGVAAPLVLTLSLPAAVQPVLALGGAALGGGLTLLAAGLGRSPSAVLLTGAAVAAALQAALLVLMVMADQLDLQLIYRYLLGSLSARTWDDVSGLWPWLLVAAPALVLCAPVLSVMRLGDEDAAALGVRAQRARLAALAIAVVLIAPVTAVCGPVAWVGFLAPHLARWFDPAAGAVRWLPWSAAWGAVVVTVADVPARLALAPVETPAGAWTALLGVPAGIALMRSGRRGRTTGRGSAASGATRVPHGPGALTSGAAEEASRTAPSRSARRDESGAEVAGDASSPPVRATGTEDVR, encoded by the coding sequence ATGTGCGCGCTGAGCCTCGGCACCCCAAACGTCCCACCGCACCGTCTCGCCGGTGCGGTGCTGGAGGGGGACACCACGTTCGCCGGGATCGTCGTCACCGAACTGCGCGTACCCCGGCTCGTGCTGGCGCTGATCGCCGGAGCCTGTCTCGGGGCGGCCGGGCTCGTCCTCCAGGAGGCGCTGCGCAATCCCCTGGCCGTGCCGGAGATGCTGGGTGTCTCGTCCGGAGCCGCGTTGGGCGTGGCCGCCCCGCTGGTGCTGACGCTGTCACTGCCCGCCGCCGTCCAGCCCGTGCTGGCCCTGGGCGGGGCCGCGCTCGGCGGCGGGCTGACGCTGCTCGCCGCCGGGCTGGGGCGCAGCCCCTCCGCCGTGCTGCTGACCGGCGCCGCGGTCGCGGCGGCGTTGCAGGCCGCGCTGCTGGTTTTGATGGTCATGGCCGACCAGCTCGACCTCCAGCTCATCTACCGGTACCTGCTGGGCTCCCTGTCCGCCCGGACCTGGGACGACGTTTCGGGGCTGTGGCCGTGGCTGCTTGTCGCGGCACCCGCCCTCGTGCTGTGCGCGCCGGTGCTCTCGGTGATGCGGCTGGGTGACGAGGACGCGGCGGCACTGGGCGTGCGCGCCCAGCGGGCGCGGTTGGCCGCGCTGGCCATCGCCGTCGTGCTGATCGCGCCTGTCACGGCCGTGTGCGGGCCCGTCGCGTGGGTGGGCTTCCTCGCCCCGCACCTGGCCCGGTGGTTCGATCCCGCAGCGGGAGCGGTGCGTTGGCTTCCCTGGTCCGCGGCGTGGGGCGCCGTCGTCGTGACGGTCGCCGACGTTCCGGCCCGGCTGGCGCTGGCGCCCGTGGAGACACCGGCCGGTGCCTGGACGGCCTTGCTGGGAGTGCCGGCCGGGATCGCTCTGATGCGGTCGGGCCGCCGGGGCCGGACGACCGGGCGCGGATCGGCGGCTTCCGGTGCCACCCGCGTGCCGCACGGGCCGGGGGCCCTGACCTCGGGCGCCGCGGAGGAGGCCTCCCGCACGGCGCCGTCACGGAGCGCGCGCCGAGACGAGTCGGGCGCCGAGGTTGCGGGTGATGCCTCTTCTCCGCCCGTCCGGGCGACTGGAACGGAGGACGTGCGATGA
- a CDS encoding ABC transporter substrate-binding protein has translation MLRSPSRLARGWITAAVVGSVLTGCGASSGDATSAEAKPAARTDVTVEPIKAATRLTDTNGVKVSLDKEPERIVCLFALCDDILTELGIVPTATNSTLLAHSGFLGEEKAKEVDVVPGGFIAPEVEAILSHKPDLVIGLGDTHGKLAPALKGATTFWAMQPETWEDSVGYLRDLAALTGRTAEGEKAEKTFRTKLAEAEKSPSGKTALVIYGSDENFGVATPEGDVAASLFPKIADYPWKSGGIEGSYSLEQILARDVDVLFVETMSFGDTDGKLSEKLAENPLWGKIPAVRNGDVHEVNSEVWAKGRGTRSLGLVLDEATAALR, from the coding sequence ATGCTGCGCTCACCGTCGAGACTCGCCCGCGGTTGGATCACCGCAGCGGTCGTCGGTTCCGTCCTGACCGGCTGCGGCGCGTCGTCCGGCGACGCCACGAGCGCCGAGGCCAAGCCCGCGGCGAGGACCGACGTCACCGTCGAACCCATCAAGGCCGCGACACGGTTGACCGACACGAACGGTGTGAAGGTCTCCCTCGACAAGGAGCCGGAGCGCATCGTGTGCCTGTTCGCGCTCTGCGACGACATCCTGACGGAACTGGGCATCGTTCCGACGGCCACCAACAGCACGCTGCTGGCCCACTCCGGCTTCCTCGGCGAGGAGAAGGCCAAGGAAGTCGACGTCGTCCCCGGCGGGTTCATCGCCCCGGAGGTGGAGGCGATCCTCTCCCACAAGCCGGATCTGGTGATCGGACTGGGGGACACCCACGGCAAGCTGGCTCCCGCGCTGAAGGGTGCCACCACCTTCTGGGCCATGCAGCCCGAGACGTGGGAGGACAGCGTGGGGTACCTGCGCGACCTGGCCGCGCTCACCGGCCGCACCGCCGAGGGGGAGAAGGCCGAGAAGACCTTCCGGACCAAGCTCGCCGAGGCCGAGAAGTCCCCGAGCGGGAAGACCGCCCTCGTCATCTACGGCAGTGACGAGAACTTCGGCGTCGCCACCCCGGAGGGCGACGTGGCCGCCAGCCTGTTCCCCAAGATCGCCGACTACCCGTGGAAGTCCGGCGGAATCGAGGGGAGTTACAGCCTCGAGCAGATTCTCGCCCGGGACGTGGACGTCCTCTTCGTCGAGACGATGAGCTTCGGCGACACGGACGGCAAGCTCTCGGAGAAGCTGGCGGAGAACCCCCTGTGGGGCAAGATCCCGGCAGTGCGGAACGGGGACGTGCACGAGGTGAACTCGGAGGTGTGGGCGAAGGGGCGCGGTACTCGTTCCCTGGGCCTCGTCCTCGACGAGGCCACGGCCGCGCTGCGGTGA